The Poseidonibacter lekithochrous region TACAAAAACTCTCTTGTTTCCCTCTTTTTTGATGTTTGAGAAGTTATCTAGGTAATCTAAGTATGTAACAATATACTTTCTACTTAATTCATAATGTTCTTTAAAGTTGGCAATTTCAATATAACCATCTTGTTTTATTATTTCTTTCATTGAAGCAATAAGTTTATTTAGACTTTCCCCATGAATAAATAGATTATGTTGTAGTCTAATAACTTGTTTTTTAGATGTTAATGACTTCAAGATATTATCTCCAAGTTTTCTATCTAAGTCTAAATCATCATAAATATTATAAGGAGCCGTGGGAGCTATATCTTCTTTTTCTAATCTTTGAAGTACAATATTTTCTAGATTTTTAGCAAAATCTTCTTTGATATTTGCATTTTTATATAAATTGTTTTCTTTTACTAAGAAGTTTTCTTCTTCAAGAATATCAAGTGCAGATTGAATGAAACCTTCACTTGCCCATTTTAGTCTTAGTTTTAATGATGTACTAGAAAGTAGGGCATAAGTATTTTTTGTATAAATATCTCTAATAAAATCTAAGATTAAATCTTTTGTTTCTATTGGATAGATAATTAATTCTTTCTCATCAATAAATACATTTTCTAAACTTCTACCAAATTCAATAGCTTGTTCATGAGATAATGCAAATCTTTGAGTTGAAGAGATAAGTCCTAGACCTTTTTTGTGTGCGTTTAATAACTCACGATATGCTTCTTCAAAATTGTTTTTATCTAAGGCTTCTAATAAAACTCTTTTTTGATTCTTTTTCATAGGATCAACAATAGGGTTTAATACTTTTGCCCCAGCAATAGTAGCGTTACCTTGTCTTAAAATGATTTTTTCACCAAATACACTATATAGGTTTTCATCTGCTTTAATCGTAGCAAAACCTTTTTCTAAACTAGTAGTTGAATCAAAAAGTAGTACTTTTACTTCAATTTTTTTAGAACCTATGAACATAGTATAGTTTTTGTTATGTTGTAAAGTTTTTTCTTTTAGAGCGCAAAAAGAGATATCAATCATATCAAAACCTCTTAAGTAACCTTTTTTTGTAATAAGATCACCTTTTTTGATATTAGAAGCATTGATTCCTTGAAGATTAATAGCAGCTCTATTTGAGATATTTGCTTCAATTACATTTTCATTATGTACTTGAATGTTCTTGATTTTACTCTCTTTTTGTGCATCACAAATAAATACTTTTTCATTTAGCTCACACATATGTCCTAGAACTGTTCCAGTTACAACTGTACCAATACCTTTTGGTGAGAATACTCTATCTACGTAGTATCTAAAGAAGTTTTCTTCTTGTTTTGAAGAGTTTTTAATAGTAAATAATTTGTCTTTTAATCTCTCAATTGATTTTTCATCATAAACAGAAACTGCTTGTAAGAATTTGATATCAAAGTCATATTCACTTAAGAAGTTAAGAATATTTTGTTCTTGCTCTTTTAGCTCTTCTTCTGTAACTAAATCTTTTTTTGTAATAGTTACAATAATATCTTTTAACCCAAGAAGATTAATAATCTCAATATGCTCAACAGTCTGAGGTTTAATACCCTCGGCAGCACTAATTACAAGCATTACATAATCAAATCCAAATGCTCCTGCAATCATATTTTTTACAAGTTTTTCATGTCCTGGTACATCAATAAAAGCGATATTTTGTTGACCTTTTGAAAGATTAGAAAAAGATAAATCAATTGTTATACCTCTTTGTTTCTCTTCATTTGTACTATCACCTTCATATCCATTCAAAGCTTTAATAAGAGCTGTTTTACCGTGGTCAATATGACCTGCTGTTCCAATAATAATATTTGACATTAGTTAAACACTCCTCTTATAATTGTTTCTATTTCTTTAATTTCTGATTCATTGATACTTCTAAAGTCTATTAGTACTTTTTCACTCTCAATTCTAACGATTAGATTCTTCGCTCTTAATAGTTGTTCAATCTTATTTGGTTTATAGTTTTTATACTCTAAACTTAATGCAACTGTTGGTATTTTCTTATTTGGAGTAGTTCCTCCGCCAATTAGTGATTGAGTGTGTATCACTTCACATTTACAAAGGTCTTGGATATTTTCTTTTAATAAGAATGCTCTTTTTTCTAAAACTTCTGTTTTTTCAAATAACATTTTTAATGTTGGAATATCTTCTATTTCACCTTTTAGGTATGAAGTTAGATTATCTTCTAGTAAGGCTAGAGTAATTTTATCAACTCTTAGCATTCTTAATAATTGGTTCTTTTTAATCTTAGCAATTAATTCTTTTTTCCCTACAATTATTCCAGCTTGTACACTTCCTAGAAGTTTATCTCCTGAGAATGATAATAGTGATGGTTTATGTTCCATATATTTTAAAAGTGATGGTTCTGCTAAATCAAGATTGTATGGTAAGTCAATCATATGACCGCTTCCCATATCGTAGTAGTCAATTACATTGTTATCATTTGCTACTTTGATAATATCTTCATATAAAACCTCTGAAGTAAAACCTTCAATAGAGTAGTTTGATTTATGAACTTTCATAAGCATAGATGTATTTTCATTTATAGCGTTTTCATAATCTCTTAAATGAGTTTTATTAGTTGTTCCAATCTCTTTTAGGTTTGCACCACTTTGAGTCATTACTTCTGGAACTCTAAAACTTCCACCAATCTCTACAAGTTCACCACGACTTACTACTACTTCTTTGTTTTTAGCAAAAGTATTAAGTATTAGAAATACAGCACTTGCATTATTGTTTACAACAATAGCATCCTCACAACCAGTTAAGGATTGAAGAGTATCAACTATATGAGAGTATCTCTCTCCTCTTTTTCCCTCTTTAAGAGAGTATTCAAGATTGTTGTATGAAGTTGCAACTTCTTTTACCCTATCAAAACTTTCAGGATTGATAAGAGATCGTCCTAAGTTTGTATGTACAATAATTCCAGTTGCGTTGATTACTTTTTGTAATGATGGAGAATTTATTTGATTATATTGTTTTAATACTTGTTCTATTAATTCATCGTATGTGAAATTTTCACATTCTTTATTTAATATATTTGTTCTAGTATTATTTATAACATCCTTTGCAATAGCCGTAATTAAAGGCTTTGCGCATGCTTCAAAAGCTTTGTCATTGACAAACTTGTCCACTTTTGGAAGGCTCTTCAGTAAATTCATATTTACCCTTTCAGATTCTTTTAAAAATATTTTGTGTAAGATTTCACTCTTCTTAAACGGGGGGTATGTGATCCTGGTGGACACCGCAGGCTTCAACCCTGATCGGCGGTTTTTGTGTAAACGCCGCGGTAGGTTCGATTCCTACACCTTCTCGCCATTAACTAAAATGGCTACAACCCCCGAAGAATCATACTTTCTTACAAAATTGTTCTGAGATTTTATCCAATTAAATATTCATTATTACTTAAGATAATAGTAAAGTTTTTTTTACTTTTTAATAATTTTAATATGTATATTTAAAAACTTTTTCTAAAATAAAATAAAAATTTATATTAATAAGGAATAAACAAATTATGTCAATTACAAATACAAAAGAATTCCTATACTCTCATGGAGAGAAACTTATTGCTTTGGGATTCATACTTTTTATTACTTATGCTTTAATGAGTGAGATTTATACAAAAGATGTTTATGTGAAGCCAATAGGGTCTTTGGGCGGGTTTATAGCTAGTTTAGGCATGATTGGACAGCTACTTTATTATAAAGAGTTTTTTCAAAAAGAAGGTTTGATTTTTGTAATACTAAAAATAGGGTATTACTTCATGTATTATTTTTCTTTTGTATTTTCTATTTTTATTTTAGTACACTTTTTTATATCTATTTATGATTTTCTTTTTGTATTTATTTCTTAGAAGTTTTTACTATATTTTTATATAAAATATTGTATTTTAAAAAAATAAAAAAAGAAGGACATATATGGAAGACTCTTGGCAACTAGTACCAACAAAAAACATAAATCAAATGTTGAGATTAAGAACAGATATAAATGAAGATAATCTTGATGGAAAATTTAAAAACCTACTTGTTGTAAAACACAAATACCATGTAGCGGATGACATTATGTTTCCTGATCCTTCTTGTTTAGCTTTTTTTACAGCTTTTGAACAGAATCATTTAGTGAACTTTGAACAAAATGGTGAGTTGAAATTATTAGGTGTTGATATATTTGAGGGAACTATGAAGTTTTTCATTTATTGTGATGATGCACAAAAGACAGTTTATGATTGTATTTCATTTCTAAAATCAAATCCACTTTTTAAATGTGAATTTGAAATTATTTTAAACGATAATGGAAACAGTATCAAAAAGCTAAAAGCTTAAATACAAAAAGAATATTATAGTTAGTGAACTATAATATCTTTTGCTCCTTTTGGAATAACTTCTCCAATAACTGAAGCATATCCGAAAGTTAAATCTTCTATCTCTTTTATATACTCTTTAGCATCATTTTTATCCATAGCAATTAATAAACCACCTGATGTCTGAGCATCACATAATAATGATTTACAATAGTTGGATAAGTTATTCATATATAATACTTTATCTTCTAGATATTTAATATTTTTCTTTGTTCCACCAGGAATTACATCATCATTAGATAATGATATAGCTTCCTCAATAATAGGAACACTTTGACATTCAATCATCATTGAAGTCAATTCATTTGTACACTCTAAGGCATGACCTAATAATCCAAATCCAGTAATATCTGTACAAGAACTAATATCATATTTTCTCATGATTTTAGATGGAAGATAGTTTAGTGCTTCCATAATATCTGCACAATGTTTCATTAATTCAATTGGTAATAAATCTCTTTTTATAGCTGTAGTTAAAATCCCCATTCCAATTGGTTTTGTAAGAACTAAAACATGACCTATTTGGGCAGTATTGTTTCTTACTATTTCATTTGGATGAATCATTCCAGTTACAGATAAACCATAATACATTTCAGGTGATTCAATAGTATGTCCACCTAAAAGTAAACCTCCACACTCTTTGATTTTTTCATTTCCACCATTTAGGATTTCTCCTAATGCTTCATAAGATAGGTTCTTTTTGTCAAAACCTACAATATTTAATGCTGTTTTTACTTCTGCACCCATTGCAAAAACATCAGATAATGAGTTTGCAGCAGCAATTTTTCCATAAATATATGGATCATCAATAACAGGAGTAATAAAATCTAAAGTTTGTACCATTGCTTGTTCATCATTAATTTGATAAACACTAGCGTCTTCGGCCGTATCAAAGCCAACTAAAATTCTGCTATCTGTTGGAGTTAAGTTGCAAATTGTTTGTTTCAAGTCCCCCGGACCCATTTTTGCGGCTCACCCAGCAGCTTTAACGAATTTAGTTAGTTTATATTCGTTATTCATTATATTCCTTATTTTGCATCTGTGATTATTAAAGTAGTAATTATTTTTAAGTTATACCATATCTAGGTAGTTATAGTATAAAAATGTTAGTTATTACACTTATGTAAACCTAATACATAGGTCAATGCAAATTAGTAGACAATATTCTACAAGCAAATGATTTAAGGTATGGTTAAATAGAGGTAAAATATTTTTTACTATAATTATCTTATTAAAATCATACAAAAGTATTTATTTTTATTATGTTAGTATAATTAAATATATTAAAAAAGGACTATTTATGAGTCTCCAGAGTAAATTAATAGCAATTGCATCCTTATCAATTATAATAATTTGTTTTCTCGGAATCAAAATAGTTGAAGATTCTTATGACAATTACAAACGTGCTCTAAGTATTGAAGAAATGATTGATTTATCTGATGATATTTCTCACTTAGTACATGAAATGCAAAAAGAAAGAGGTCTTTCAGCTGCATTCATTATCTCTGGTGCAGATGTTTTTAGAGAAAGACTTGTTAATCAAAGAGTAAAAACAACAAAAGTATTCAAAGAATTTGAACATGTTTTTTATAAAAACATTGATTCTTACGATAATGAAATAAAAGAAAGAATAAAAAAAATATTATCAATGTATAAAGATAATATTGATTTAAAAAGAATGTTAATCATAAATGAATCAATTGATGTTTTTGAAGTAATAGACTTTTTTACGAAGATAAATGATGAATTTTTAAGTAATCTTTTATATCTATCCAAAATATCAAATAATCCAGAAATTACAAATGATTTAATTGCTTTTAACAATTTACTTCTATTAAAAGATAGATTAGGACTTGAGAGAGCTATAGGTTCTATTGTTTTAGTTTGGAACTTTTCTGATGAATCTATATTTAGGTTCAAAGAAGTTGCAACCTCAATAGAAATTTATAAAGAC contains the following coding sequences:
- the selB gene encoding selenocysteine-specific translation elongation factor; its protein translation is MSNIIIGTAGHIDHGKTALIKALNGYEGDSTNEEKQRGITIDLSFSNLSKGQQNIAFIDVPGHEKLVKNMIAGAFGFDYVMLVISAAEGIKPQTVEHIEIINLLGLKDIIVTITKKDLVTEEELKEQEQNILNFLSEYDFDIKFLQAVSVYDEKSIERLKDKLFTIKNSSKQEENFFRYYVDRVFSPKGIGTVVTGTVLGHMCELNEKVFICDAQKESKIKNIQVHNENVIEANISNRAAINLQGINASNIKKGDLITKKGYLRGFDMIDISFCALKEKTLQHNKNYTMFIGSKKIEVKVLLFDSTTSLEKGFATIKADENLYSVFGEKIILRQGNATIAGAKVLNPIVDPMKKNQKRVLLEALDKNNFEEAYRELLNAHKKGLGLISSTQRFALSHEQAIEFGRSLENVFIDEKELIIYPIETKDLILDFIRDIYTKNTYALLSSTSLKLRLKWASEGFIQSALDILEEENFLVKENNLYKNANIKEDFAKNLENIVLQRLEKEDIAPTAPYNIYDDLDLDRKLGDNILKSLTSKKQVIRLQHNLFIHGESLNKLIASMKEIIKQDGYIEIANFKEHYELSRKYIVTYLDYLDNFSNIKKEGNKRVFV
- the selA gene encoding L-seryl-tRNA(Sec) selenium transferase, which translates into the protein MNLLKSLPKVDKFVNDKAFEACAKPLITAIAKDVINNTRTNILNKECENFTYDELIEQVLKQYNQINSPSLQKVINATGIIVHTNLGRSLINPESFDRVKEVATSYNNLEYSLKEGKRGERYSHIVDTLQSLTGCEDAIVVNNNASAVFLILNTFAKNKEVVVSRGELVEIGGSFRVPEVMTQSGANLKEIGTTNKTHLRDYENAINENTSMLMKVHKSNYSIEGFTSEVLYEDIIKVANDNNVIDYYDMGSGHMIDLPYNLDLAEPSLLKYMEHKPSLLSFSGDKLLGSVQAGIIVGKKELIAKIKKNQLLRMLRVDKITLALLEDNLTSYLKGEIEDIPTLKMLFEKTEVLEKRAFLLKENIQDLCKCEVIHTQSLIGGGTTPNKKIPTVALSLEYKNYKPNKIEQLLRAKNLIVRIESEKVLIDFRSINESEIKEIETIIRGVFN
- a CDS encoding DUF695 domain-containing protein gives rise to the protein MEDSWQLVPTKNINQMLRLRTDINEDNLDGKFKNLLVVKHKYHVADDIMFPDPSCLAFFTAFEQNHLVNFEQNGELKLLGVDIFEGTMKFFIYCDDAQKTVYDCISFLKSNPLFKCEFEIILNDNGNSIKKLKA
- the selD gene encoding selenide, water dikinase SelD, which codes for MNNEYKLTKFVKAAGUAAKMGPGDLKQTICNLTPTDSRILVGFDTAEDASVYQINDEQAMVQTLDFITPVIDDPYIYGKIAAANSLSDVFAMGAEVKTALNIVGFDKKNLSYEALGEILNGGNEKIKECGGLLLGGHTIESPEMYYGLSVTGMIHPNEIVRNNTAQIGHVLVLTKPIGMGILTTAIKRDLLPIELMKHCADIMEALNYLPSKIMRKYDISSCTDITGFGLLGHALECTNELTSMMIECQSVPIIEEAISLSNDDVIPGGTKKNIKYLEDKVLYMNNLSNYCKSLLCDAQTSGGLLIAMDKNDAKEYIKEIEDLTFGYASVIGEVIPKGAKDIIVH